The genomic interval GCAGGCTCACCGGTGGCCAGCCGTTCCAGGTGGGCCAGCACCGTGTCCCGGGCGGCGCGGCGGCGGGCGAGGGCGTCGGCGTCCAGCGGGAGCGGCCAGGCCAGGTCGGCGTCCCGGTCCGCGAGGGCCGGGTTCTCCTCGTCCTCCGCGGGCTCGTCCGCCCAGGCCTCGATCTCGCCGTGGCCCGCCGCGCAGTGCTCGTACAGCGCGTCGAGGAAGGCGGACGGGCCCCGCGTCCGCTTCTGGGTCGGGCCCCACCAGTGGCCGGAGCCGAGGAGCAGGGTGCGGGGGCGGGTGAAGGTGACGTAGCCGAGGCGCAGTTCCTCCGTGTGCTGGTGCTCCTTCATCTCCGCCTTGAACGCCTTGATCCCCTTGGCGTCGAGGCCGTCGTGCGTGTCGAGGGCCGGGAGCGTCTCCGCGTCGCCGCGCAGGGCGTGCGGGAGCACCTGGGGCTGGGCGGTCCACGCCTCGCGGGCCCGGTCGCTCGGGAACTGGCCCGTGACCAGTCCGGGTACGGCGACGACGTCCCATTCCAGGCCCTTGGACTTGTGGGCGGTGAGGACCTTGACGGTGTTCTCGCCGCCGGGCAGCGCGTTGTCGAGGCCTTTCTCGTACTGCGCGGCGGTCCGCAGGAAGCCGAGGAAGGCGAGCAGGGTCGCCTCGCCGTCCAGGGAGGCGAACCGGGCCGCGGTGTCCAGGAAGTTGGCGAGGGTCTCCCGGCGGCGGGCGGCCAGCGCCTGCGGGGACGCGGACAGCTCGACCTCGAGGCCGGTGGTGGCCAGGACCCGGTGCAGGACGTCCATCAGGGGGTCCGCGAGCGAGCGTCGCAGGTCGCGCAGCTCGCGGGCGAGGCGGGCGAAGCGGACGCGTGCCTCGGCGGAGAACGGCAGCCCGTCGTCGGCCGCGTCCCCCACGACCAGGAAGGTGTCCAGCGCGTCCGCGAGCGATATCACCTCGGCCGGGTCCGTGCCCTCGACCGCGTCCGCGAGCCGCTGGTCCGGGTCGGCGTCGTCCGCGTGGCCGGCCCGGTGCACGAGGAGGCGGGCGCGGCGGCCCAGGAGCGCGAGGTCACGGGGGCCGATGCGCCAGCGCGGTCCGGTGAGGAGGCGGACCAGGGAGGCATTGGCCCCCGGGTCCTGGAGGACCTCGCAGACGGCGACCAGGTCCGCGACCTCGGGCAGGTGGAGCAGCCCGGCGAGGCCGACGACCTCGACCGGGATGTCCCGGGCGACCAGCGCCGCCTGGATCTCGGGGAAGTCCCCGGCGGTGCGGCACAGGACGGCGATCTCGCCCGGCGGGGTGCCGGTGCGCACGAGGTGGGCGAGGGAGTCGGCGAGCCAGTCGATCTCCTGGGTGTGCGTGGTCAGCAGGGCGCAGCGGACCATGCCGTCCCGCTCGGCTCCCGGGGCGGGGCGCAGCGCCTCGACGCCCTCGTGCATCGCCCGCAGGGGTCCGGCGAGACTGTTGGCGAGCTGGAGGAGCCGGCCGCCGCTGCGCCGGTTCTCGCTGAGGCTGTAGCGGGTGGCGGGGGTACCGTCGGCATGCGGGAAGTGCTCGGGGAAGTCGTCGAGGTTGGCGACGGACGCGCCGCGCCAGCCGTAGATCGCCTGGCAGGGGTCGCCCACGGCGGTGACGGCGTGGCCGGTGGCGGCGGTGTCCGGGCCGGCTCCGAACAGCGCGGAGAGCAGCAGCCGCTGGGCCACCGACGTGTCCTGGTACTCGTCGAGGAGGACCACCCGGAACT from Streptomyces sp. CA-278952 carries:
- a CDS encoding ATP-dependent DNA helicase encodes the protein MSPRITDPEQLKELLGIPFTPEQTACITAPPAPQVIVAGAGSGKTTVMAARVVWLVGTGQVAPEQVLGLTFTNKAAGELAERVRRALIAAGVTDPDVIDPDNPPGEPTISTYHAFAGRLLTEHGLRIGLEPTTRLLADATRYQLAAKVLREAPGPYPALTRSFPTLVSDLLALDGELSEHLVGPGALHRHDTELLSALEHTKLSNADLRKIPEAAEARRSLLGLTERYRTAKRSRDLLDFGDQIALSAELALTRPEVGKILREEFRVVLLDEYQDTSVAQRLLLSALFGAGPDTAATGHAVTAVGDPCQAIYGWRGASVANLDDFPEHFPHADGTPATRYSLSENRRSGGRLLQLANSLAGPLRAMHEGVEALRPAPGAERDGMVRCALLTTHTQEIDWLADSLAHLVRTGTPPGEIAVLCRTAGDFPEIQAALVARDIPVEVVGLAGLLHLPEVADLVAVCEVLQDPGANASLVRLLTGPRWRIGPRDLALLGRRARLLVHRAGHADDADPDQRLADAVEGTDPAEVISLADALDTFLVVGDAADDGLPFSAEARVRFARLARELRDLRRSLADPLMDVLHRVLATTGLEVELSASPQALAARRRETLANFLDTAARFASLDGEATLLAFLGFLRTAAQYEKGLDNALPGGENTVKVLTAHKSKGLEWDVVAVPGLVTGQFPSDRAREAWTAQPQVLPHALRGDAETLPALDTHDGLDAKGIKAFKAEMKEHQHTEELRLGYVTFTRPRTLLLGSGHWWGPTQKRTRGPSAFLDALYEHCAAGHGEIEAWADEPAEDEENPALADRDADLAWPLPLDADALARRRAARDTVLAHLERLATGEPAHEPDEAPADDTPADEELPDEEPFDAEPLDEEPLDEDWDWDALPTERPPGAPGTAPDPAPDTAPHPPPHIPAARHPQEAGPAERLTPEEARTLASWDRDLDSLAGELRRARATVREVLVPAALSATQLLRLAEDPDAFARELARPMPRPPQPAARRGTRFHAWVESRYEELPLPMLGPDELPGGDESDAEIADERDLAELKEAFERTAYARRTPYRVETPFQITLAGRVIRGRIDAVYRTGDQYEIVDWKTTRHRTADPLQLAVYRLAWAELHDLPLEEVTATFLYVRSGETVHPQGLPGRAELERILLDEPAPGDG